From Rhopalosiphum padi isolate XX-2018 chromosome 2, ASM2088224v1, whole genome shotgun sequence:
aatgtaaatgtaaaggTGAGTAACTAattagtttcaatattgtgtTGCTTTATTGaatgtaacattattttttataatttacctgTCGTCGCCTCGTCGGTTTGACATTTGGTCTAACACTATAAACTATGCAATACTATTGTTTAATGTGTGGTAATTAGccattaatttgtaaaatttatgttttacagTGTTCAGTGTTTTAGCCATCCAAAGGACCAGATTTAAATTTGGTATGTTGTGTTAAAATGTGTTCaacgtatttaaattatataataattaaccatTGGTCAcacaattttataagttttactaTAAAAAGGGAAATAATGACCTTTATCATTGTATTTAAACTTCTTCCTTTTCAGATTCATTGGCTGACAATGGTAGTAACGTTAAATTCTGCATGTTATAATCTTAACAAACAAAAAGCAACTAAGAGTCAGtatgatttcaaaaataaacaaatccaAAAAAGTgtgtatattttcattatttatatatttttattacatatatatagaaattattaaaaattataaaaggtaCCTACTATTGTCAAATATtcccacattttttattttagttagcaTATAgcacattttatgtaatatattatatcacatttatTTGCATTTACAACTTAtcttatcttttatattatactcaagtatattttaattagtcttgttttaaagtaataatattatttattttagttacataATTGTGATTAATCAATACCTATTTAGTTTTCTAATTACATattgtaatgaatttattaatttttattaattttactaattactatattttaatttaatttaaattagattataattagtcaattaattattagtatctaattatttacctacatactaaaaatatttctctttagaaaaatgtataacaaacaattatttgaattgttACAATTGATTCcccaacaatattttatttttagttttgtaaaatgactaaataaattctttttattagtttattttttaaataaataattgcttgTCAGCTTGAGTAAAATACCTTGGTaactaattacaatttttattttttagaggcAAGCTCGGAGTTGGGTAGAagcattatttcaaaaaagagATTGTGTAACTTTTATTCCATCCACTGCCGATAAGACTaggtaattttttcaataattcaataattagtatataataattattattatttatttctaataattttaaattaaaacattaattatagatGCAGTTGTGGGCTTTCATTAACATTCCACTGTGGTGGAGGAAGTGGCTCTGTTCAATTAGATCCTGATAATCCAAATGAAGTCTGGTCCTCGTTAAGACACACCGTAGTTTCAGCAACAGATGCCTATGGAACAATTGAGTTTCAAGGTGGCCCCCATCCTACCAAAGCACAGGTAaactatattaacataataattaataacatattgatGATATACTAATGAGGACTAATGAGGGTTAAGAAATTGTTTTACAGTATGTTAGATTGTCACATGACACTAGACCAGAAACAATACTGCACTTATTTAATCGAGAATGGGGTTTAGAActaccaaaattattaataactattcaaGGAGGAAAAGCCAATTTCGAAATACAGCCCAAATTGAAGAAGGTATTACGTAAAGGATTATTGAAAGCAGCTAAAACAACTGGTGCATGGGTATTTACTGGAGGAACAAACACtggtaattttataacatttttcttttacataatacatgtagaattttattatataaaaataattttatatttaggtgTTACTCGTCAAGTGGGAGATGCACTTTTACTTGATTCACAACGTCCAGGTAGAGTTGTGTCTATAGGCATAGCACCATGGGGTATTATTGAAAACAACCATGAACTTATTGGTCATAATAAAGATGTTCCCTACCATTCTATATCATCACCTAGATCTAAATTAGCTGTGTTGAATAATAGACATACATATTTCCTTTTGGTTGATGATGGCACATCAGGACGTTATGGGGCAGAAATTGAATTACgcaaaaaattggaaaaatacatttcaattcAAAAGCTGCATCCaagtagttttataatataaaaataacttttaaacaatatttcaagatgattatttttatttaatttttacaggtGCACATTATAGTACTCCCGTAGTTTGTCTTGTGATTGAAGGAGGTACTCATACAATTAGAGCAGTGTTAGAGTATGTTACAGATACTCCTCCAGTACCAGTGGTTATATGTGATGGTTCAGGCAGAGCAGCTGATCTATTAGCTTTCACACACAGGTAAACACTTATCATAGCTTGAAATTATCTATTTGCTTTTTAAGTATTAGtaattagataaaaatgaaaaaggtGGCCTATACCTTTTGAATCAGATATGCAGTGGATAGTGGCGGACAAACTGTTTTAGAAAATATGAAAGAATATCTATTAAATACCATACAATGTACATTTGAAGTTGGACAAGACAAAGCTGAACGTTTATATGAAGAACTCATAGAGTGTACAAGGCATAAAAATATGGtacttataaaattgtattttattcttaGTTTGAAGCTTATTTTGATTCTTGGAAATATAGATCACTGTTTTTCGAATGAGTGATGGTCAAGAAAAGTCACAGGAATTAGATCAAACTATATTAACTGCATTATTTAAAAGTCAACATTTATCTCCTTCAGAGCAGTTGAGTTTGGCATTGACTTGGAATCGTGTTGACATAGCTAGAtctgaaatatttgtttatggACAAGAATGGCCAGAAGGTAagtcgtaaaatatttaatatttgatttattttagaattgcaTAGTAAATGtgcatgttatttttttataggtgcTTTAGAAGAATCTATGATGCAAGCTTTAGAACATGACCGGATTGATTTTGTAAAACTGTTGTTAGAAAATGGTGTTAGTATGAAgaaatttttatctatttctaGGCTGGAGGAGTTATACAATACTGTaagtaacattttacataatattacacaaatttatttaaaatatattttttcccagaaaatttaatttctgtttcttaatactttatttgtaatttaaatttgaaattcttTGTTTAAttagatacatatatagtatatacatataactactAAGAATGTTGACTTAACatagtaaaaatagttttaaggtTTTTAAATAGTATCATACAAGATTAATTGTTATTTCTGTTGTCCTATGCTAAatgataaatagtaaaatagtaaagtACAGTTGACCATtctgtatagaaaataaaaagttgtattAATTCAATGACTATAGTATATGCATCAAAAGTAATTTGTTATACACCAGTAGTTAAccaatttaaagtaatttgtatgcacaaaataaattatcaatgtcAAATTAAGTACATTACCTCAATTATAgttatttggtattttaatttataacggtTGTGTCACatctattgaatatttaaatactgaaaaatgtgttaaattaatgttactttaaattatctattttagtatttaatttatttaatcctAAAATAATTTAGCATGATGATGAACTAGATaatgtagaaataaaataaatataatcaaatttttatgaattaggAAAATTTGAGttacatattatcaataaatatcaatgcacatttaaatttttacgtattcatatttaatttgatttttttcagaaaCAAGGACCAACAAATACATTAGGATATATATTACGGGATGTTCGACCTCATATCCCTCAaggttatatgtatacattgcaTGACATTggattagtaattaataaattaatgggtGGTGCATACAGGTAGAattgaaatgttattattttcattgttttatttattttttgatttacgtTCTTTAAATAGAGCTCAATATACCAGACGTAAATTTCGTGCAATGTATGCCCAAACACGCCGTTTGAACAATACACATAGAAATAGTGCTTCATTTACACGTTACTATGGAAACAATTTAACATTGGGCGTTTTAGCCGATTCTGAACATTCTGAAGAGGAATCTCTTTTTGAATATCCATTTAATGAGTTATTAGTACgtaattaattgtttacttgttatattattataaatgtcattACAATCTTATTTCTTAACCAAGTTATAAgagaatttaatgtataatttgatgtttttttttctaaaaaaacatattaattagtctaaataaataatttaaaattttggttaGCTAACAGCATTGAGTTTAGAtggtattgataaataatttgtttaaatttttacattttaaaattttaaaaattattttataataattaataacatatggtttggttttttttattttagtagaagACACAATCCATATAAGACTTGTTTAAATTATGAGGgacaaattatttaagtaaacagTTGAAGTAAAgagtattcaaataatatatttgaacttaggtttattaattactaatttatcaaAGGGATAAAATGTTCTCTAATTCTGGTGTAAcctatattagttatttgtttatatgaatttgtattagtgttttatctgaaaaaaatgatgaagtcatttctgtaaaaatatacataaacattttaaaattggacTACTtgttaatctatataatatatttcaataattctcaaatttgtattatttccaTACAATTGTTTGTACTaagattaatagttttaaaaatatgactacAATTTATCcagttatttaagttaaaattgaattgtttttaagAATTGTGCATCAAATGTTAAATctcatcatttattttttcagtaaatttCTACtgctctaaaatatttttttgatttgatgataattattgttttaaactttCAAATTACATATTCTACATAGTTTATTTacagtataattgtataaagttGGCttggtttttcatttttttagatttggaCTGTGTTGACTAAGCGTCAAGAAATGGCATTATTAATGTGGCAACATGGAGAAGAAGCATTAGTTAAATCACTTGCTGCCTGTAAACTTTATAAAGCCATGGCACATGAAGCAGCAGAAGATGATTTAGAGACAGAAATATATGATGAATTACGAAATTATGCTAAAGTATTTGAAGATATCTGTatgtatcaacatttataaattaaattaaattaaattataaataatgataaaatatgattttagcaCTAGAGTTATTGGATTATTGCTATCGTCAAGATGATGACCAAGCCCAACAAATGCTTACAGTTGAGCTGCAAAATTGGAGTGGTCAAACTTGTCTTAGCTTAGCCGTGGCTGCAAATCATAGAGCTTTGCTTGCTCACCCTTGTAGCCAAATTATACTTGCTGATTTGTGGATGGGAGGTCTAAGAACAAGGAAAAATACCAACATCAgggtattaacaatattaatgctaaattatagatacattattcttaaaaagtgtttgattatagattttattaggATTGCTGTTTCCACCATATATATCAAGGCTAGAATTTAAATCTCGAAAAGAATTGCAGTCAATGCCTCAAACTGAAGAAGAACATTTATATGGTTTGGAATTAGAAGAAGAAAATGAAAGTGTGGAAGGAGGTGTAAATCGGTCACACTTAAATCTTGTGGAGACAAATTTAGAtgtatgaattaaaatgtaattttattataatatttattaatatatgacaCAATTTAAGGGTGTATCATCAGTCAAAGATAATGAAACAGCTGAAAATGGTACCATGTTGCCAAGTGCTTCAATAGGaggtacaattaaaaattctgattttgAACATAAATGTGTAACTCCATCATACGAATATAGTGCTTTTGATTTAAAGAGACAGCGACCATTGCCTTTGCGGCATAAGATCATAGAATTTTACACTGCACcaataactaaatttttagCGAATTCTGttagtatttcaaaaatattgaattataatgattttagtaTGCTGTTAATTAAGTAATAAGATAAACAAATGTACTTTGATTTTACAGGCGGCATATTTTGTCTTTTTAGTTCTTTTCACATATGTGGTGCTTGTCCGTATGGAAGAAAATCCATCTTGGCAAGAATTTTATGTAATTGCTTATATATGCACGTTTGGTTGTGAAAAAATTAGAGAAATTGTTTCTTCTGAACCTACCAGcattaggtaatatttaaaataaattgtatattttaatgtctactagatcttaatttaataattttttttagtgataAATTTTCTGTTTGGGCATGGAATATGTGGAATCCGTGTGATGCTgcagcaattatttttttcttaaccgGTCTTTGTTTAAGGTTACAACCATCATCACAAGCTATTGGAAGAGTTATGTTCTGtacagatattatttattggtatttgCGAATTCTGAATATACTTGGTGTTAATAAATATCTTGGTTAGTAATtatcaaatagtttaaaaattcttatattatttatacatgaatATTTCTTCATACATTAGGACCACTTGTTACAATGATGGGtaaaatgatcaaaaatatgCTGTACTTTGTAGTACTTTTACTAGTAGTGCTTATGAGCTTTGGAGTAAGCAGGCGATCAATTTTGTATCCTGATTCTGATCCTGAATGGATTTTAATCCGAGAAATATTTTTGCAaccatattttatgttatatggagaagtatttataaacaatttatttaataaaaatgtatatgaatgttttttaatttataatatattattatttaggtgtaTGCTGATCAAATATATCCAGGATGTGACGAATCATCTGGCATGCCAAATTGCCAAACTGGGAGATGGGTCACACCATTAGTAATGGCCATGTACTTATTAGTTgccaatattttacttattaatctCTTGATTGCGGTtttcaacaacatttttaatgatattaatgcTATATCTCATCAGGTAATTGTTAATCAATAATAAGCAGTGATGTACTGAACAATGTTCAAATCTAAGATAAACTACCATTTTTACTACCCTTGCACCAATGacttttaatctatatttttttacttaatagtaATCTAATCTcactattattactaaaaactttttattatgcTAAATCTATTAACCAGCAATCACTCATTTTGGTTTTGGGGCAATTGCCTCAAAAATGCCTACTTCACAATTCcattaatatatgaataagtATAGCGGAAATCAGTtgacaattattacaaattccAAAGGCCAGCAAGTTtatctttatataataaataacttgttGTAAATGGAAATAAAGAAATTACTGAGAAAAAATTTTTATCGGTACTAAAAAACTATTCCTAAACTAATGACATGGTATATTTGAAAGTTTCCATACTATtgacaatactatatattattttgatgattagaatttgatgtataatattagatacaacactttttttttaggtatggaTGTTCCAGAGATTTACAGTGGTTATGGAGTATGAACAAAAGCCATCGCTTCCACcgcctttaatttttttttgtcatgttTTCCTATTAGCAAAGTATCTTTGTCGCAAAATTCAAGGCATTCAAGAAACTTATGACAAtggtttaaagttatttttgggTAATGAAGAATTAGAACAGCTATATGATTTTGAAGAAGAATGTGTTGAAGGATATTTTCGTGAGAaggattacaaattacaaatgtcTATGGAAGAAAGAATTAAGATGTCTTTagaaaaaactgaaaatattcaACAGAAGGTAGATGATATTAACCAGAAGGAAAACTTACAAAACTCATCAGTACaagtatgatatattttttaattataatttattaattaatttacaattggaTTAATTTTAGGCTTTAGAATTTCGACTTCACAAGATAGAAGACTTAATGGACCAAACATTGTCCACTTTAGGTGTAATACATAGATTCATGGCAACACAAAATGGTGACCAAGATAGTGGTAGTAGCAGTGACAATGCTCAAAAAAGAAGTAATTCTTATGAACCAGAATTTGATTCTGATCCAAAAATTCTTCCTATCACTGGTAGAACGAGATGTATTAGTGAACGATCAGACTTATTATCAGATATTTCAGATGCTTTACCATCTGC
This genomic window contains:
- the LOC132920129 gene encoding transient receptor potential cation channel trpm produces the protein MISKINKSKKRQARSWVEALFQKRDCVTFIPSTADKTRCSCGLSLTFHCGGGSGSVQLDPDNPNEVWSSLRHTVVSATDAYGTIEFQGGPHPTKAQYVRLSHDTRPETILHLFNREWGLELPKLLITIQGGKANFEIQPKLKKVLRKGLLKAAKTTGAWVFTGGTNTGVTRQVGDALLLDSQRPGRVVSIGIAPWGIIENNHELIGHNKDVPYHSISSPRSKLAVLNNRHTYFLLVDDGTSGRYGAEIELRKKLEKYISIQKLHPSAHYSTPVVCLVIEGGTHTIRAVLEYVTDTPPVPVVICDGSGRAADLLAFTHRYAVDSGGQTVLENMKEYLLNTIQCTFEVGQDKAERLYEELIECTRHKNMITVFRMSDGQEKSQELDQTILTALFKSQHLSPSEQLSLALTWNRVDIARSEIFVYGQEWPEGALEESMMQALEHDRIDFVKLLLENGVSMKKFLSISRLEELYNTKQGPTNTLGYILRDVRPHIPQGYMYTLHDIGLVINKLMGGAYRAQYTRRKFRAMYAQTRRLNNTHRNSASFTRYYGNNLTLGVLADSEHSEEESLFEYPFNELLIWTVLTKRQEMALLMWQHGEEALVKSLAACKLYKAMAHEAAEDDLETEIYDELRNYAKVFEDISLELLDYCYRQDDDQAQQMLTVELQNWSGQTCLSLAVAANHRALLAHPCSQIILADLWMGGLRTRKNTNIRILLGLLFPPYISRLEFKSRKELQSMPQTEEEHLYGLELEEENESVEGGVNRSHLNLVETNLDGVSSVKDNETAENGTMLPSASIGGTIKNSDFEHKCVTPSYEYSAFDLKRQRPLPLRHKIIEFYTAPITKFLANSAAYFVFLVLFTYVVLVRMEENPSWQEFYVIAYICTFGCEKIREIVSSEPTSISDKFSVWAWNMWNPCDAAAIIFFLTGLCLRLQPSSQAIGRVMFCTDIIYWYLRILNILGVNKYLGPLVTMMGKMIKNMLYFVVLLLVVLMSFGVSRRSILYPDSDPEWILIREIFLQPYFMLYGEVYADQIYPGCDESSGMPNCQTGRWVTPLVMAMYLLVANILLINLLIAVFNNIFNDINAISHQVWMFQRFTVVMEYEQKPSLPPPLIFFCHVFLLAKYLCRKIQGIQETYDNGLKLFLGNEELEQLYDFEEECVEGYFREKDYKLQMSMEERIKMSLEKTENIQQKVDDINQKENLQNSSVQALEFRLHKIEDLMDQTLSTLGVIHRFMATQNGDQDSGSSSDNAQKRSNSYEPEFDSDPKILPITGRTRCISERSDLLSDISDALPSAYRRKKKYSFHEKRPPNFSDSNFLLSQFDGVPSFNDKGGIELYNYENRRMSVNSARTVDRKFDTESTLSPDFNCKEVEDIDCGDVDCKCDSGDHAIARSSVDRTIWVEPLIKVFPPTPSRQVYSSLLSPHCDHSPNRGNTPVPRTRHASEMSNPEIARYLEKEHLRDAEENDYHLMEGLIKQHKPKTSNTIDIPINAHNDHMIRRRTCTDIDPSDLLSNTPNLTESSTSYNPLNSMSSKNYD